One part of the Salinivirga cyanobacteriivorans genome encodes these proteins:
- a CDS encoding co-chaperone GroES, translating into MAELNGKVLPGKILVKPQEAEEKTASGIIIPDSAKEKPQQGKVILVGEAKKEEPMVVKEGDVVLYGKYSGTELSIENEDYLLMSQQDVLYIL; encoded by the coding sequence ATGGCTGAATTAAACGGAAAAGTACTTCCAGGCAAAATATTAGTAAAGCCTCAGGAAGCAGAAGAGAAAACTGCCAGTGGCATCATAATCCCGGACAGTGCTAAAGAAAAACCCCAACAGGGAAAAGTAATCCTTGTAGGTGAAGCTAAGAAAGAAGAACCAATGGTGGTAAAAGAAGGAGATGTTGTACTGTACGGCAAATATTCCGGTACAGAGCTCAGCATTGAGAATGAAGATTACCTGCTCATGTCGCAGCAGGATGTGCTTTACATTCTTTAA
- a CDS encoding phosphoenolpyruvate carboxylase — MQNPVDKKYQIYNSMFLNLDYQGSETVGHLIPLLSSYAKKHLAEAKSPVEILDSFIETHTDLIGDDKFGFMFKVIQYVERQVVLFDSVEDAVLPNNEDGESFLSIKGLFSTVTKDEKRNALMDKLNSFKSRIVLTAHPTQFYRPAVLDIIAKLRKHINRDNLDKIDRLLHQLGLTSLVNSHNPTPYDEAMNIIHLCRTYFYDAIGEFHSTLKKQFPEFDNPKLITLGFWPCGDRDGNPYVTHKTTMDVADALRTNLMKCYYNDLKDLSTKLTFKKVEPMINGLRDDVYKAMFDSNHIVSHRQIINVLKEVKTKIEQNYERLYLNEIDDLITRLRIFRSHFAALDIRQDHNIHNQTIEYVLKKAGKIEKSVTELSDEVLIKILTEEYIDIPKPKDADPLVADTIENIRQLPQIQSKNGERGCHRYIISNSDSIYSVLYVFGLMRWLIPEKDMNFDIIPLFETMEGMKESERVMEQLFNIKPYREHVKRRVDRQTIMLGFSDGTKDGGYMNANWAIHKAKETLTAMCSKHDIEAIFFDGRGGPPARGGGKTHQFYASQGSNIPNNEIQLTIQGQTITSRYGTKPKIKFNAEQIITSGLTSYLKPDYDLMKHEVRSVIEQLSLKSYNKYLELKTHDKFLPYLEKMSTLRYYSAAKIGSRPTKRGSDKKLTLNDLRAISYVGSWSMLKQNIPGYYGLGTAISEMIEEGKEEELKRLYRDVPFFKTLMNNAMMSLAKSYFELTSYTKRNKEFKNFWLMLHDEYQLTKTMLLKISGLDSLMQEEPTSRQSIASREKIVLPLLLIQNYALQKLATSGTKHRETYEKLVVRALYGNINASRNSA; from the coding sequence ATTGGTGATGATAAATTTGGCTTCATGTTTAAGGTAATTCAATACGTGGAACGCCAGGTGGTGCTTTTCGACAGTGTGGAAGATGCTGTTTTGCCCAATAATGAGGATGGTGAGAGTTTTTTAAGCATTAAAGGGTTGTTCTCAACAGTGACAAAAGACGAAAAACGTAATGCTTTGATGGACAAGCTCAATTCTTTCAAATCCAGAATTGTACTTACAGCCCACCCAACCCAGTTTTACCGGCCGGCCGTACTCGATATCATTGCCAAGCTCAGGAAACATATTAACCGTGACAACCTCGATAAAATTGACAGGCTGCTCCATCAATTGGGATTAACCTCACTGGTCAACTCCCATAACCCCACGCCCTACGATGAGGCTATGAACATTATTCACCTGTGCAGAACCTACTTTTACGATGCCATTGGTGAATTCCATTCCACATTGAAGAAGCAATTCCCCGAATTCGACAATCCAAAACTGATTACGCTGGGATTCTGGCCATGCGGCGATCGCGACGGCAACCCATACGTTACACACAAAACAACAATGGATGTTGCTGACGCATTGCGCACGAACCTCATGAAATGTTACTACAATGACCTGAAGGACCTTTCGACAAAACTGACCTTTAAAAAAGTCGAACCTATGATTAACGGCCTCAGAGACGACGTTTACAAGGCAATGTTTGATAGTAACCACATTGTGAGTCACCGACAGATAATTAATGTACTAAAAGAGGTTAAAACAAAGATTGAGCAAAACTATGAAAGACTGTACCTTAACGAAATAGATGACCTCATCACACGCCTTAGGATTTTCAGGTCGCATTTTGCGGCACTGGACATCAGACAGGACCACAATATTCATAATCAAACAATTGAATACGTGCTAAAAAAGGCAGGTAAAATTGAGAAATCCGTTACAGAGCTTTCAGATGAAGTACTTATCAAAATACTTACAGAAGAATACATAGACATACCAAAACCCAAAGATGCAGATCCACTGGTTGCAGATACCATTGAAAATATACGTCAGTTACCACAAATTCAGAGCAAGAATGGTGAGAGAGGCTGCCACCGTTACATTATCAGCAATTCAGATTCTATTTATTCCGTACTTTACGTCTTCGGACTAATGCGCTGGCTCATACCCGAAAAAGATATGAACTTCGACATTATTCCACTATTCGAAACCATGGAAGGGATGAAGGAATCAGAGCGGGTAATGGAACAATTGTTCAACATTAAACCCTATCGCGAGCATGTAAAGCGACGGGTAGACCGGCAAACCATCATGCTTGGCTTCTCCGACGGCACAAAAGATGGCGGTTACATGAATGCCAACTGGGCCATTCATAAAGCCAAAGAAACACTTACTGCCATGTGCAGCAAACACGACATTGAAGCCATCTTTTTCGATGGCCGGGGAGGTCCTCCCGCACGTGGTGGTGGAAAAACCCATCAGTTTTACGCCTCACAAGGCTCTAATATCCCTAACAATGAAATACAACTAACCATTCAGGGACAAACCATTACGAGCCGATATGGAACCAAACCCAAAATAAAATTCAATGCCGAACAAATCATAACCTCGGGCCTTACCAGTTACCTGAAGCCTGACTATGATTTAATGAAGCACGAGGTTCGTTCTGTTATTGAACAATTGAGTCTGAAAAGCTACAACAAGTACCTGGAGCTTAAAACCCACGATAAATTTTTACCTTACTTGGAGAAAATGAGTACGCTACGGTATTATTCTGCCGCCAAAATTGGCAGCAGACCCACCAAACGGGGCTCCGACAAAAAGCTTACCCTTAATGATCTGCGCGCCATATCTTATGTGGGATCGTGGAGCATGCTCAAACAAAACATTCCCGGGTATTACGGACTCGGTACAGCTATTTCAGAGATGATCGAAGAAGGAAAAGAAGAAGAACTCAAACGACTTTACAGAGATGTCCCCTTCTTTAAAACACTAATGAACAACGCCATGATGTCTCTGGCCAAATCTTATTTCGAACTCACGTCGTACACCAAGCGCAATAAGGAGTTTAAAAATTTCTGGCTTATGCTACATGATGAGTATCAACTGACCAAGACCATGTTACTCAAAATTTCGGGACTTGATTCGCTCATGCAGGAAGAACCCACATCGCGCCAATCGATTGCCTCACGCGAAAAAATTGTATTGCCCTTGTTGCTAATACAAAACTATGCTCTGCAAAAACTGGCAACAAGTGGGACGAAGCACCGGGAAACTTATGAAAAATTAGTAGTTCGAGCATTGTATGGAAATATCAATGCCAGTAGAAATTCGGCATAA